Proteins from a genomic interval of Fuerstiella sp.:
- the aroE gene encoding shikimate dehydrogenase, which produces MANVLNFKQELTGCFGQPVAENPTQAMIEAAYRYHHLDWRYLTIEVAPDGLAAAVAGARAMGFVGFNCTIPHKVAVIEHLDGLGESASVMGAVNCVVRRDDRLVGENTDGKGFVESLRTLTDPADSKVVILGAGGAARAISVEVALAGATSITIVNRSEGRGTELVELLRDKVKVEAQFVKWDGDYSIPDGTDMVINATSIGLFPDVDARIAVDVSGLKAGMVAADVIPNPPETRFVRDARATGCKVIDGLGMLVNQGVIGVEYWSGISPDPGVMRTALEDVFGN; this is translated from the coding sequence GTGGCAAACGTGCTGAATTTCAAACAGGAACTCACGGGCTGCTTTGGCCAGCCGGTTGCAGAGAATCCCACACAGGCCATGATCGAGGCGGCCTACCGTTATCACCATCTCGACTGGCGCTATCTGACGATCGAAGTTGCCCCTGACGGCCTGGCGGCCGCAGTGGCCGGCGCCCGTGCAATGGGATTTGTCGGATTCAACTGCACAATTCCTCATAAGGTGGCGGTGATCGAGCACCTTGACGGCCTGGGCGAATCCGCATCTGTGATGGGAGCCGTCAACTGTGTGGTGCGTCGGGATGACCGGCTCGTGGGAGAAAACACAGACGGCAAAGGTTTTGTTGAATCGCTGCGCACTCTCACGGATCCGGCGGACAGCAAAGTCGTCATTTTGGGGGCAGGCGGGGCCGCGCGAGCCATCAGCGTTGAAGTTGCCCTGGCCGGTGCCACTTCGATTACGATCGTCAACCGTTCAGAGGGCCGGGGTACGGAACTGGTCGAATTGCTGCGGGACAAAGTCAAGGTGGAGGCTCAGTTTGTCAAATGGGATGGCGACTACTCCATACCGGACGGAACCGACATGGTGATCAATGCGACATCGATTGGACTGTTTCCTGATGTCGATGCCCGGATTGCTGTTGATGTGTCAGGTCTGAAGGCCGGCATGGTCGCTGCCGATGTCATTCCGAACCCTCCGGAAACCCGTTTTGTCCGCGATGCCCGGGCCACTGGCTGCAAAGTCATCGACGGACTGGGAATGCTGGTGAATCAGGGTGTCATCGGCGTTGAATACTGGTCGGGGATCAGTCCGGATCCGGGTGTCATGCGGACGGCACTGGAAGACGTCTTTGGTAACTGA
- a CDS encoding thermonuclease family protein, whose protein sequence is MFRQYEITSRGIIAGGLVTVFFLADATSAFAVRPRPGKPVVSLVNASRTKNKVSKRIRATVPAIRTGQLRRLNGYPRVPAVIRRRNPIAVPTRVRRVISSKPAVRPGTVVVSTNPAELTTVLPVRITDNDSNVISGKVLKVVEGRTVLVDTGTGLTTVRLLGVDLMTVDGSHSTESARLHLAELVENQQVVLSFDDMAARQDEDGFTVAYLRRQNDSALINQRMIGDGYALAATTYDYQLFDVLVSEQLKAQEANVGIWAGVETTIR, encoded by the coding sequence ATGTTCAGGCAATACGAAATAACAAGTCGAGGAATCATCGCCGGGGGGCTGGTCACGGTTTTTTTTTTGGCTGATGCAACATCTGCGTTTGCAGTCCGGCCCAGGCCTGGAAAGCCTGTTGTTTCACTGGTGAATGCTTCCAGAACCAAAAACAAAGTGAGCAAAAGGATTCGTGCGACTGTTCCGGCCATCCGCACTGGACAACTCCGACGTCTCAATGGCTATCCTCGTGTTCCTGCCGTTATTCGGCGGCGAAATCCGATTGCAGTTCCCACACGCGTACGTCGTGTCATCAGCAGCAAACCGGCGGTCCGTCCCGGCACCGTCGTCGTATCCACCAATCCTGCAGAGTTGACTACCGTTTTACCTGTCCGAATTACAGACAACGACAGCAACGTCATTTCGGGTAAAGTACTGAAAGTTGTTGAAGGTCGAACGGTCCTGGTCGACACCGGCACAGGGCTCACCACGGTTCGTTTACTGGGGGTTGACCTGATGACAGTGGACGGGAGCCATTCCACAGAATCGGCCAGGCTACACTTAGCCGAGCTGGTCGAAAATCAGCAAGTCGTACTCTCTTTCGATGACATGGCTGCCCGACAGGATGAAGATGGATTCACCGTTGCCTATCTGCGTCGCCAGAACGACAGTGCCCTGATCAATCAAAGAATGATTGGTGACGGGTATGCATTGGCAGCAACGACATATGACTATCAACTGTTTGATGTGCTGGTCAGTGAGCAGCTAAAAGCTCAGGAAGCAAATGTGGGGATTTGGGCCGGTGTTGAAACCACAATACGTTAA
- a CDS encoding MBL fold metallo-hydrolase gives MSYETVWKGTNCHLVGLAVILMSSTLSQAQTTVTVPSVDPHAQRERPDPNVIVESLRGAATHEDITAWWLSNSGFCVQMDDKVVLTDPIIELARDWDPLGSEMGWRTWNSQLGEWLQPVWQTDLVVPLRYRLPMLAREMPQCDLVVVSHAHEDHGSSKTLRVLGQYTNAHFCGPHDMKQKFLDVGIPEDRIHVNLPGRSENINGLDVEWTYATHGPPTYASGYLVDDGKNRVYYTGDNSTIEKHEDFPHIMEFRDIDLLILPAPLQYMGGERGAKLANAIDASFVLPSHYNSYEPVGTEPQGNSNTPPVHPFVMSSRYTNDEPSRDKMTMGWLGGNPEIMRAHMKHPERLVTPLQGEGLHIKGREGTLIRFPNPRQLYDQAWPAYDKIVIDGDITEWQRARWTIKLRPRPLTTWGTDKARCAVLWDDENLYVAFDVRDGDLKGRIKQRDGSVFDDDCVEVNLDPHGDRPEKLAKDDYIFTMTVGNVMSDASGPGEDKTWNSGVRHAVQLRGTLNDGPDGDSGYTAEMAFPWKDLGIEPKIGMKIPIDFIVGDRDDDQKPYYYDWADLRSPQTPVNWGEIELVGHAE, from the coding sequence ATGAGTTACGAAACAGTGTGGAAAGGGACGAATTGCCACCTGGTCGGCCTCGCAGTGATTCTGATGAGTTCGACACTCAGTCAGGCGCAGACAACGGTGACCGTGCCGTCTGTAGACCCCCACGCACAACGCGAGCGACCTGATCCCAACGTGATCGTGGAATCTCTGCGGGGAGCCGCGACGCATGAAGACATCACCGCATGGTGGCTGAGCAACTCCGGATTTTGCGTGCAGATGGACGACAAGGTGGTACTCACCGACCCGATCATCGAACTGGCTCGTGACTGGGATCCACTGGGTTCAGAAATGGGCTGGCGTACCTGGAACTCTCAACTGGGAGAATGGTTGCAGCCGGTGTGGCAGACTGATCTGGTCGTGCCGCTGCGTTACCGGCTGCCAATGCTGGCACGAGAGATGCCGCAGTGCGATCTTGTTGTGGTGAGCCACGCGCACGAGGACCATGGTTCATCAAAGACCCTGCGAGTTCTGGGCCAATACACCAATGCCCACTTTTGCGGCCCGCACGACATGAAACAGAAGTTTCTGGACGTGGGCATTCCTGAGGACCGCATCCACGTCAACCTGCCAGGACGCTCAGAGAACATTAACGGACTTGATGTTGAATGGACATACGCCACACACGGGCCACCAACGTATGCCTCGGGCTATCTGGTTGATGATGGCAAAAATCGCGTCTATTACACCGGGGACAACAGTACGATTGAAAAACACGAAGACTTCCCTCACATCATGGAGTTTCGTGACATTGACCTGCTGATCCTGCCTGCGCCACTGCAGTACATGGGTGGCGAGCGGGGGGCCAAGCTGGCCAATGCGATCGACGCCTCCTTCGTACTGCCGTCTCACTACAACTCGTATGAACCTGTTGGAACCGAACCTCAGGGAAACTCAAATACTCCACCTGTGCATCCCTTCGTTATGTCCTCCCGTTACACCAATGACGAACCCTCCAGGGATAAGATGACGATGGGCTGGCTGGGGGGGAACCCGGAGATCATGCGGGCTCACATGAAACATCCGGAGCGACTGGTCACTCCGCTGCAGGGCGAGGGCCTGCACATCAAGGGGCGTGAAGGGACACTGATCAGATTCCCCAATCCCCGTCAGCTGTACGATCAGGCGTGGCCCGCCTATGACAAAATTGTGATTGATGGAGATATCACAGAATGGCAGCGGGCCCGCTGGACCATCAAACTCAGGCCAAGACCTCTGACAACATGGGGTACAGACAAGGCTCGCTGTGCCGTGCTCTGGGACGATGAAAATCTCTATGTCGCCTTTGACGTGAGAGATGGGGATCTGAAGGGGCGGATCAAACAGCGAGACGGTTCGGTGTTCGATGACGACTGTGTGGAAGTCAATCTGGACCCGCATGGTGACCGTCCTGAAAAACTGGCTAAAGATGATTACATTTTCACCATGACTGTGGGCAATGTGATGAGTGATGCCAGCGGACCGGGTGAAGACAAGACGTGGAACAGCGGTGTGCGTCATGCCGTTCAGTTGCGTGGTACGCTGAACGACGGCCCTGACGGAGACAGTGGCTACACTGCGGAGATGGCGTTCCCGTGGAAGGACCTTGGAATAGAGCCAAAGATCGGCATGAAGATTCCGATCGACTTCATTGTCGGTGACCGTGATGACGATCAGAAGCCGTATTACTACGACTGGGCCGACCTTCGCAGTCCGCAGACGCCGGTTAACTGGGGAGAAATCGAGCTGGTTGGCCACGCAGAGTAA
- a CDS encoding Gfo/Idh/MocA family oxidoreductase, whose product MNDLTDKISRRRLIGTAGAAATFRIVPSTVLGGPGKRAPSDRLNIAAIGAGGRAARCIEGVSSENIIAIADVDDRRAGQTYRRYPKAKRYRDFRRMLDEMDQQIDAVIVGTPDHTHAVAVMNAIGRGKHVYCEKPLAHSVQEVRTMAKAAREHKVITQLGNQGHSTDDIRRFCEWIWDGAIGNVTEIHAACDALKELYCQTHNMPKLTENHDVPPELDWDLWLGPGRYRNFHPMYLPFQWRGWMPFGTGCIGDWICHIVDPSMWALDLGAPSTIRAEVDGNYNPDIHSDFYPSASTVTFQFPAKDNRGPVKLVWHDGNSRMPHTDLLSDQQKVPSVGAIVYGDKGAIMHGSHGAGKCQILPESKGRDYPVPEQVIPRVRDHFSDWLEAIRNGRQAGSNFDYGGPLTELGLLGAIAIRFPTQTLEWDAVGMKFTNFSEANAWINPPYRSGWSL is encoded by the coding sequence GTGAATGATTTAACTGACAAAATCAGCCGACGCCGATTAATTGGTACCGCCGGAGCGGCGGCGACGTTCCGGATTGTCCCGTCTACGGTTTTGGGGGGGCCAGGCAAACGGGCGCCGAGCGACAGGCTGAACATTGCCGCAATTGGTGCCGGAGGACGTGCAGCGCGATGTATTGAAGGTGTCAGCAGTGAGAATATCATTGCGATTGCGGACGTCGATGATCGTCGTGCAGGCCAAACGTATCGCAGGTATCCGAAAGCAAAACGCTACCGCGACTTCCGCAGGATGCTTGACGAGATGGACCAGCAGATTGATGCGGTGATCGTCGGTACTCCCGATCACACGCACGCCGTGGCGGTGATGAATGCCATTGGGCGCGGGAAACATGTGTACTGCGAAAAACCACTCGCACATTCAGTTCAGGAAGTTCGCACCATGGCAAAGGCCGCACGCGAACACAAAGTGATTACCCAGTTGGGGAATCAGGGACATTCGACTGATGACATCCGGCGGTTCTGTGAATGGATCTGGGATGGAGCGATCGGCAATGTGACCGAAATCCACGCCGCGTGTGATGCGTTAAAGGAACTCTATTGCCAGACCCACAACATGCCGAAGCTCACCGAAAACCACGACGTTCCGCCGGAACTGGACTGGGACCTGTGGCTGGGACCCGGCAGGTACCGCAATTTCCATCCGATGTATCTGCCATTTCAGTGGCGCGGCTGGATGCCCTTTGGTACCGGATGCATCGGAGACTGGATATGCCACATTGTCGATCCTTCCATGTGGGCGCTTGATCTGGGAGCACCAAGCACGATCCGGGCAGAAGTCGACGGAAATTATAATCCCGATATTCACAGTGATTTCTACCCATCTGCCAGCACGGTTACATTTCAATTCCCCGCGAAAGATAACCGTGGACCCGTTAAGCTCGTCTGGCATGACGGAAACAGCAGAATGCCGCATACGGATCTGCTCAGCGACCAGCAGAAAGTGCCTAGTGTTGGAGCGATTGTCTACGGCGACAAAGGCGCCATTATGCATGGTTCCCACGGTGCGGGAAAATGTCAGATTCTTCCTGAGTCAAAGGGCAGGGATTACCCGGTACCGGAACAGGTCATTCCGCGCGTCAGGGACCATTTTTCGGACTGGCTGGAAGCCATTCGAAATGGCCGCCAGGCAGGTTCAAATTTCGATTACGGAGGTCCGTTGACGGAACTGGGACTGCTCGGTGCCATTGCAATTCGCTTTCCCACTCAGACGCTGGAATGGGACGCTGTCGGGATGAAGTTTACCAATTTTTCCGAAGCGAATGCCTGGATCAATCCTCCGTACCGTTCAGGATGGTCGCTTTGA
- a CDS encoding sulfatase-like hydrolase/transferase — MAFCLSTLFLVCAVYPALVSAAEPLPNILWITSEDNGPELGCYGDRYATTPNLDAFAERSLRYRTCWSNAPVCAPARTGIITGVYPPATGAQHMRSNVPMPSFMKMYPEILREAGYYCTNNSKTDYNLIATNRVWDESSKKAHWKNRAENQPFFAIFNHTISHESQIRNPITSADRIHDPAEVRVRAYHPDTPEVRKDWAQYYDRLTMMDAGVGENLKELEAAGLADETIVFYYGDHGSGMPRSKRWPYNSGEHVPLIVHIPKKFKHLRPDEYKTGGVSGRLTSFVDFAPTLLSLIGKKPPNWMQGYAFAGKYDSGPQPYVYGYRGRMDERHDMVRAVRDQRYVYIRNYMPHKVYGQYIRYMFQTPTTRIWKELYDAGRLNAAQSRFWQTKPVEELYDLACDPDEVVNLASSEEHQEIRKRLAGAQRELAVKIRDLGFLPEGAIHARGAASSPYEYGHSADYDPERLMDIAERASSLDPKYTGDLITALSAEDSAVRYWAAMGLLMREQIGVDAGRAVLRMTLQDQAAPARITAAQALAQWGNAEDLKLAIPVLLSAAPIDQNDIYTSLLALNAFDAIDERAASVLQELSQMPKNGEVPPRMGAYVKNLLTKTLSDLQKPRRP, encoded by the coding sequence ATGGCCTTTTGTCTGTCCACGTTATTCCTCGTATGTGCCGTTTACCCGGCACTGGTTTCCGCCGCAGAACCTCTTCCCAACATTCTCTGGATTACCAGTGAGGACAACGGTCCGGAACTGGGTTGCTACGGTGATCGATACGCAACGACGCCGAACCTGGACGCGTTTGCTGAACGTAGCCTGAGGTATCGCACATGCTGGTCGAATGCTCCCGTGTGTGCGCCGGCCCGAACGGGGATTATCACAGGTGTATATCCACCCGCAACCGGCGCTCAGCACATGCGGAGTAATGTGCCCATGCCCTCATTTATGAAAATGTATCCGGAGATTCTGCGTGAGGCCGGTTACTACTGCACGAACAACAGCAAGACCGATTACAACCTGATCGCAACGAATAGGGTGTGGGACGAATCCTCAAAGAAGGCTCACTGGAAAAACCGCGCAGAAAACCAGCCGTTTTTTGCCATCTTCAACCATACGATCAGTCATGAAAGCCAGATACGGAACCCGATTACGTCTGCCGACCGAATCCACGATCCGGCCGAAGTTCGAGTCCGCGCGTATCATCCGGATACTCCGGAAGTTCGAAAAGACTGGGCTCAGTATTACGATCGCCTCACGATGATGGATGCCGGAGTCGGCGAAAATCTTAAGGAACTGGAAGCAGCAGGCCTGGCTGACGAAACGATCGTGTTCTACTACGGAGACCATGGGTCAGGAATGCCGCGAAGCAAACGCTGGCCTTACAATTCCGGTGAGCATGTGCCGCTGATTGTACACATCCCGAAAAAATTCAAACATCTTCGTCCCGACGAATACAAAACCGGCGGGGTATCCGGTCGACTGACCAGCTTTGTCGATTTTGCACCGACACTACTGAGCCTGATCGGAAAGAAGCCGCCGAACTGGATGCAGGGATATGCGTTTGCCGGGAAATATGATTCCGGACCGCAGCCCTATGTTTACGGCTATCGCGGCCGTATGGATGAGCGACATGACATGGTCCGAGCGGTGCGTGATCAGCGTTACGTCTACATACGGAATTATATGCCCCACAAAGTGTACGGACAGTACATTCGGTACATGTTTCAAACTCCCACGACGCGGATCTGGAAGGAACTGTATGACGCCGGTCGACTGAATGCGGCGCAGTCTCGGTTCTGGCAGACGAAGCCGGTGGAAGAGCTGTATGATCTGGCATGTGATCCGGATGAGGTTGTGAATCTGGCATCTTCAGAAGAGCACCAGGAAATCAGGAAACGTCTTGCCGGAGCCCAGCGCGAACTGGCAGTGAAGATTCGTGATCTGGGTTTCCTTCCGGAAGGTGCCATTCATGCCCGTGGTGCGGCATCAAGCCCCTATGAATATGGTCATTCTGCAGACTATGACCCTGAACGACTGATGGATATCGCAGAGCGTGCATCATCTCTTGATCCAAAATATACGGGGGATCTGATCACAGCCCTGTCAGCGGAAGACAGTGCAGTCCGTTACTGGGCCGCGATGGGTCTGCTGATGCGGGAACAGATTGGTGTCGACGCCGGACGTGCTGTTCTTCGTATGACTCTGCAGGACCAGGCCGCGCCGGCACGCATTACGGCAGCTCAGGCACTGGCTCAGTGGGGAAATGCAGAAGATCTGAAACTGGCGATTCCGGTTTTGCTGTCAGCAGCACCTATTGACCAAAATGACATCTACACGTCCCTGCTGGCTCTGAATGCTTTCGATGCTATTGACGAACGTGCGGCGTCTGTACTGCAGGAACTTTCACAAATGCCGAAAAATGGTGAGGTGCCACCACGCATGGGGGCCTATGTGAAAAATCTACTCACAAAGACACTGTCAGACCTGCAGAAGCCCCGGCGCCCCTGA
- a CDS encoding S9 family peptidase, producing MSIQRRLTPEDVLSFKNIEDAQISPDGAQVAFVVGDSFRTDSKYAKSTIWIVDTDSGEPRQLTSGPRTDSLPRWSPDGRQLAFLSDRLMAGQRQVFALNRDSGEVTALTHVNGEIPSPRGLNALQWSPDGRYLAFLMEDAQTEEEVSRNVRKDDAILFEQNPKYVRLWTVDPESCEVQCVSPDRLQIWEFNWHPDSAQFTAVVSDEPFEWAWYSNRLVRFERKGSAETLWQSKRQVALPAWSPDTKQIAFISSNWSDRGCVVGDVWMVGESGGEARNVTRGMVASVGWLEWSDDSNELLTIAQERGGVGMHRIDATTGDRTSLWWQQAAVSETSSPRFSRSNDETLAIVLEDSSRPRDVWTGRLVRTAQQGSDLIQWQQRTHLHPQTAEFQIGETEVYYWKGADQQEMQGLVIKPVGYQPHKKYPMIMWVHGGPTGISASRFYAATHWNQLWANAGYVVFLPNYRGSTGWGLEFAESNLGDMGGRDFQDMLLGVDSLIESGLADSNRLAVAGWSYGGFIAAWAISQTNRFRAALMGAGISHWLSFHGKSCLSDWDAIHYQASPYDLNGPFQKFSPLSYYNNLDTPTLILHGEEDQDVPVEQSHLFYRALKDQRVETELVVYPRESHAITERAHMLDMARRVTSWFDRFLSEE from the coding sequence ATGTCCATACAACGACGCCTGACTCCGGAAGATGTTCTTTCGTTTAAAAATATCGAAGATGCACAAATCTCACCAGACGGTGCACAAGTTGCGTTTGTCGTCGGGGATTCGTTCAGAACCGACAGTAAGTACGCAAAGTCGACGATCTGGATCGTGGACACAGACAGTGGCGAACCCCGACAACTAACATCCGGGCCGCGGACCGATTCGTTGCCGCGCTGGTCTCCGGATGGCCGTCAGCTGGCATTTTTGTCCGACCGTCTTATGGCCGGACAGCGTCAGGTCTTTGCGCTGAATCGCGACAGTGGTGAGGTAACCGCCCTGACCCATGTCAACGGAGAAATTCCATCGCCACGAGGTCTCAATGCACTGCAGTGGTCGCCCGACGGACGCTACCTGGCCTTCCTGATGGAAGATGCACAAACTGAAGAGGAAGTCAGCAGGAATGTCCGAAAAGACGATGCAATCCTGTTCGAACAAAATCCGAAATACGTGCGATTGTGGACAGTCGATCCGGAGTCGTGTGAAGTGCAGTGTGTTTCGCCGGATCGCCTGCAAATCTGGGAATTTAACTGGCATCCCGATTCGGCGCAGTTCACCGCCGTCGTTTCTGACGAACCGTTCGAATGGGCCTGGTACTCCAATCGGCTGGTTCGTTTTGAACGTAAAGGGTCGGCCGAAACCTTGTGGCAATCAAAGCGGCAGGTGGCTTTGCCTGCCTGGTCGCCCGATACGAAACAGATTGCATTCATCTCGTCCAACTGGAGCGATCGAGGCTGTGTTGTTGGTGACGTCTGGATGGTTGGCGAATCGGGTGGGGAAGCTCGCAACGTTACCAGGGGCATGGTTGCCAGTGTAGGCTGGCTGGAGTGGTCGGATGATTCCAATGAGCTGTTGACAATTGCCCAGGAGCGGGGCGGTGTCGGGATGCACCGGATCGATGCGACCACTGGTGACCGGACGAGTCTTTGGTGGCAGCAGGCCGCCGTCTCCGAAACGTCCTCGCCGCGTTTTTCACGATCGAACGACGAGACACTGGCTATCGTTCTGGAAGATTCCAGTCGTCCGCGCGATGTGTGGACTGGACGCCTTGTACGAACGGCACAGCAAGGTTCCGATTTGATTCAGTGGCAGCAACGGACTCATCTGCATCCACAAACCGCCGAATTTCAGATTGGTGAAACCGAAGTTTATTACTGGAAGGGAGCCGATCAGCAGGAGATGCAGGGACTGGTGATCAAGCCCGTTGGGTATCAGCCACACAAAAAATATCCAATGATCATGTGGGTTCACGGCGGACCCACCGGAATCAGCGCCTCTCGCTTTTACGCTGCGACGCACTGGAATCAGCTTTGGGCAAATGCGGGGTACGTGGTGTTTCTGCCGAACTACCGCGGTTCGACCGGCTGGGGACTGGAATTCGCAGAGAGTAATCTGGGCGACATGGGTGGCAGGGACTTCCAGGACATGCTGCTGGGGGTTGATTCGCTGATCGAATCCGGTTTGGCTGATTCGAACCGCCTGGCAGTGGCGGGTTGGTCGTACGGCGGCTTTATCGCTGCGTGGGCCATTTCTCAAACGAACCGCTTCCGTGCCGCATTGATGGGAGCCGGCATCTCACACTGGCTCAGTTTTCACGGTAAAAGCTGTCTTTCTGACTGGGACGCGATTCACTACCAGGCATCGCCTTACGATCTGAATGGTCCGTTCCAAAAATTTTCGCCACTCTCTTATTACAACAATCTGGATACACCGACGTTAATTCTGCATGGGGAAGAGGACCAGGACGTGCCGGTGGAACAATCACACTTGTTCTACCGTGCTCTGAAGGATCAGCGTGTCGAAACCGAACTGGTCGTTTATCCTCGCGAATCTCACGCGATTACCGAACGGGCCCACATGCTGGACATGGCCCGCCGTGTGACCAGCTGGTTTGATCGATTCCTGTCCGAAGAGTGA
- a CDS encoding lactate racemase domain-containing protein: MPAYPQIFRIRQKFNDPQLEDIAGSVENELMNLQLTNVVSAGQSVAISAGSRGITNIDSITRAVVDHVRRLGAQPFIVPAMGSHGGGTAEGQRRILESYGVTEEFCGCPIRSSMETRIVCHAAEGFPVHFDATAFAADHVIVCNRVKPHTSFVGDIESGLMKMMLIGLGKHAGAKVYHRAIRDFSFGQIVRSVAREVVARCSIVAGLGIVENSYGETSRIRAIAPDELELREKELLLLAKQWMPRLPFDAADILLVDEIGKNISGSGLDVNVVGRKDRCHQASPDINPRIKMIAIRDLSVQTHGSAVGIGLSEFCRSRAIEKMNIEMTRINVQTGGYPAEAMLPLDYPTDREMIDVMLPQIGLADPPDAKLLWIKNTKSIAELECGTAYWRQAQERNDLEVISELRDLPFDEDGNLPDRL, from the coding sequence ATGCCTGCTTATCCGCAGATATTTCGGATTCGTCAGAAGTTTAATGATCCGCAGCTGGAGGACATTGCCGGATCGGTGGAGAACGAGTTGATGAATCTCCAGCTGACCAATGTTGTCTCGGCCGGTCAGTCGGTGGCAATCTCGGCCGGGAGTCGCGGCATCACCAACATCGATTCGATTACCAGGGCCGTTGTGGATCATGTCAGGCGACTGGGAGCACAACCGTTTATCGTTCCGGCGATGGGAAGCCACGGGGGAGGCACGGCAGAAGGACAGCGACGAATCCTTGAATCGTACGGTGTGACCGAAGAGTTTTGCGGGTGCCCGATCCGGTCCAGCATGGAGACCCGAATCGTGTGCCATGCGGCCGAGGGTTTTCCTGTGCATTTCGATGCGACGGCGTTCGCTGCAGATCATGTCATTGTCTGCAATCGAGTGAAGCCGCACACCTCATTTGTGGGGGACATCGAAAGTGGTCTGATGAAGATGATGTTGATCGGGCTGGGCAAGCATGCGGGCGCCAAAGTCTACCATCGAGCCATCCGCGATTTTTCATTCGGACAGATTGTACGCAGTGTTGCCAGAGAAGTGGTCGCTCGCTGTTCAATCGTGGCTGGCCTGGGGATTGTTGAGAACAGCTACGGTGAAACAAGCCGAATCAGGGCGATCGCTCCTGATGAGCTGGAATTACGGGAAAAGGAGCTGCTGCTGCTGGCCAAACAGTGGATGCCTCGACTGCCGTTTGATGCTGCTGACATCCTGTTGGTTGATGAGATTGGCAAGAACATCAGTGGTTCCGGACTGGACGTGAATGTGGTCGGTCGCAAGGATCGTTGTCACCAGGCCTCCCCTGATATCAATCCCCGAATTAAGATGATCGCCATCCGGGATTTATCAGTGCAGACTCACGGCAGCGCCGTAGGGATTGGGTTGTCAGAGTTCTGTCGGTCACGTGCTATTGAAAAAATGAACATCGAGATGACACGGATCAATGTGCAGACCGGCGGATACCCGGCAGAAGCCATGCTGCCTCTGGATTATCCGACCGATCGGGAAATGATTGATGTGATGCTGCCGCAGATTGGACTTGCTGACCCGCCGGACGCCAAGTTGCTCTGGATAAAAAACACGAAGAGCATTGCGGAGCTGGAATGTGGTACCGCGTACTGGAGGCAGGCCCAGGAACGAAATGACCTCGAAGTGATCAGTGAGCTGCGGGATCTGCCATTTGACGAAGACGGAAATTTGCCCGATCGGCTTTGA